The genomic interval CCGGCGACGCAGAAGCCGAGGGCGCAGATTGTGGTGAGCCTGACGCCGAAGACCCCGACGACTTCTCCGTTCGAGGCGGAGGCCCCGAGCATGACCAGGGAGGGGAGAATCACCGCGCCGATGGATTGGCCCATTTTCGACATGAAGGTGCGGAAGCCGAAAAAGACGCCTGCCTTGTGCTGGCCGGTTTCTATCGCCCAGGCTTCGGCCATGTCGGAGATCATCGCGTTCGGGAGAATGCCGAAGACGGCCAGGGGTATGGCGGCGAGAAGCGAGGCGATGAGAGCCTGGACCATGGGGGGAAGCGGCATGATGCCGAAGAGGGATGAAAAGGCGAAGAGCAGGCCGAAGAGGCAAAAGGCGATGATGAGAAGGCGTCGGCGGCCGACCCTGCGGGCGATGATGTTGACCGGCACATAAAAGAGGAAGCTCACGAGGAACATGACGATGAAGAGGAAGGAGTAGGTTTCCTTCGGCAAACCGAGCAGGACGGTGACGTAGTACATGAGGCCGTTGTTGATGAAGTACAGGCTTATCCAGTAGGCGAAGTCGGAAAGCGTGAAGATGAAAAAGTTTTTGTCGGAGATGACGGTTTTAAGAGACGTGAAAAAGCCTTCGTCGCTGGGGACCGATTCGCAGTAGCGTTTTTCGTTTATAAAAATCACCGGCAGGATCATGAGGACGAAGGAGACGACGCCGAAGGCCACCATGGTGAGCTGGAACGAAGTTTGGGCGCTTTTTCCGGAAAACTGGAACATTCCCTGAAAGACGGGAGCCTGGGCTCCGAGCATGGCGCCCACCGCCCAGGTGATGGAAATCATGGTAGAGAGCTGAAGGCGCTCGTCCGGGTCGTGGCCGAGTTCGCTCATCCAGGCGAAGAATGGCGTGACGTACATGGTCATGAACCAATACAGCAGCGTGATGCAGACGAACAGCCACACGCCGTTCGCAGCGGTGTTCGCATCCGCGCCGCTGCCGAAGAGGGGCACGAAGCAGAGGACGGCGAAAAGGGCGAAGGGAGCGGCGGCGACTGCCATGAAGGATCGGCGGCGGCCGAGGCGGGACTTCGAGCGATCGGAGAAGACGGCGATGAGCGGGTCTGTGACGGCGTCGAACACGCGGCCGAACCAGAGGGAGAGGCCGATGACGGTGAGCACGCCGATTACGTAGCCCTGATGGATCATTTTGGGGTAGAGGGCGGCGCCGTTTTCGCTGAAGGGCAGATAGTACTGGTTGAGAAAATTCGCGGCGCCGTAGCTGCCGAGGGACCAGCCGAGCTGGCCGAGGGCGTAGACGATCTTCAGGCGGAAGGGAAGCCGTTCGGCTCTTTTGCGGACGCCGGAGGCGGCGATTGTCGTTTCTTTCATTGAGAGTCTCCTTTGTATTCGATTCCCGCGGCAAGCGCGACGCATCGGTAGGCGCCGGAATACACGCCGGCTTTGTTCGCGTTCAGGATGGAAGCGTTCATCAGGGAGAGGGCTTCCGGGTGTTCGAGCAGAACTGAGAGCATCTGCACAGCCTGTTCCGGGGTCGGGCATTCGATGGTTCCGTCGCCTACTTCGGCTGAGCGGACGGCGCCCCAGGCTTCATGCCCGCCGACGCGGCGGATGTGGAGCTTGGGCACCGGGTAGAACGCGAGTTCGCTCGGCTTGGTGACGAGGATGTCGGACGCGCGCATGAGCAGGTTGGTGATGTAGACGGCTGAGAAAATCTCTCTGTTGTGGAACACGTGCATTCCGCGCGCCGGGCCGTCGAGCGCTTCGCGGGCGTAGGCGGCGGCGTCGTCCCAGTCGCCGTCGTGCAGATACGCTCCGTGGAGCTCCGGCACGTCGCGGAACAAGCCTTCCAAAACGGACTTATGGTCTCCCACGTTGATGAAAAGGGCGACCTTTTCCTGTTTCGCGAGCGGAACGAGGCAGCGCAGAAGGGAGGCGTAAAAATCGCCCTGGGCTCCGGCGCCGCCGACGGCGAGCAGGATGCGCAGGGGCTTGCCCGACGAGAGGCGGTCGATCCGCGCCGCCGTATCGGCTTTGAGGTTCGAGACCAGTTCATGGTCGATGTAGTGTCCCGTGTGGACAAGAGAGCCTTCCGGCATGGGGGCGAGTATGCTCTTCCCGCACATACCGTTGAGGGTTTTGTAGCCGAACCAGGCCGAGGGGGTCTGGACGGCGTGAATCGCACCTTCGGAGAGATGGAGGGCCATGGGCCAGTTGTCGGGGACCGCGTTGACGACGCGGGAGATTCCGGCGTGGACGGCGGCCTGGGACGGCCATACATGGGTCGCGATGAAGGGGATATCGCGCGGCAACAGCGAACAGGGGGTTGCCATGAGCTCGGCGGTTTTCTGGTCGCAGGCATTGTAGGCAAGCTTGCGGAAGCCTTCCGAGTTGAGGGGCTCCCAATAGAAGCGGTTAAAAAGCGCGGATTTCTGGGAGAGCCGGGATCCGAAGGAATACAGGGCGTTGAGCTTGCCGATTATTTTACCGCCGGTGGTTTCCTTGAACGAATGAAGATCGAAGAGGTAGGGAGTAAAGCCCATCGAACGGGCGGCGCTCGCCATCGCTATGGCGATGCGGTAGTGGCCGAAGCCCATGCGGATGTTTCCGATTACCATAGGCTTTTCGCCCGCCGGGAATTCGAAGGCGGCGGGCGAAGAAGACCCGGCGGCGTGTGTTCCGCGCGGCTCGACCTTGAGGTTGCGAATCCCGAGCGCGGCGAGTTCAGGGATTTCCTCCGACGAAAGACAGAAGCCGTTCGATCGGTCGTCCCCGAATTTTTTGAGAAATGCGTTTTTCTGTTTCACCGCCTTGCGGCAGGTAGCTTCACCTATCCTGTTTCCGAAAATGGTGCGCGACCGGTCTCTTGTTTCCGACATGTCGATGTCCTCCTGGATTTCAGTGTCTCATCGATCGAGGGATTAGCGGAACAGGGTATTTTTACTCTTGCGGAGAGTATAATTACCCGCCGCCGAGCATGAAGGATACGAGGGCGGACCGGGACGAGGCGCCGGTTTTTTTCAGCAGGGCCGAGACTCGGTTCGATACGGTTCTGGGCGAGCAGCCGAGGTTCGCGGCGATTTCCTTATCGCCGAGGCCCTGGATCAACAGGGGGACGATGTCCCGGTCGCGGCCGCTGAGCGACAACGAGTCGGCGCGGACCCGCCAATCAAAGGCCGCATTTCCGGAGGAGGCGTCCGACGAATCCCCGCCGAGCGCCCGCTCGACGCGGGCTTGCAGACGCCGGCTTTCCAGGAGGGAGAGGGACGCGAGCGATTTGATCTTCGCTTCAAGCTCGTCGACGCTGAAAGGTTTGCCGATGTAGTCGACAGCTCCGCCTTCGAGGCCGGCGAGCCGGTTGCGGGAGTCCGTTCTGGCGGAAAGAAAAAGAAAGGGAACGGCTGAAAGATCGGGATCCTGCGCGAGGCGGCGGCGGAACTCGAAGCCGTCCATGCCGTCCATCATCACGTCGCAGAGTATGACCCGTGGACGGAAGCCTCCGGAAAGAAGGGAGAGAGCTTCTTCTCCCGAGCACGCGGAGCGGAACGCAAAAACCGGGCCCAGCATCTCCGCCAGAAAGGAGACGATGTCGGGGTCGTCGTCGATAAGCAGCACCGATACAGCGTTTTTCGCCGCCGCGCCCGCGAGACCGGAGGCTCCTGCGGGTTGGGCCGCAGGAGCGGTCCCGGTCGAGCCGGCTGTCACGGGCGAGCCGGCGCCGGAGGAAGTCGCCGCGACTGGCGAGCCTGATGCAATGCCGGCGGCTGAGGAAGTCGCCGGGACCGGCGAGCGCGCCGCCGGCAAAAAGACGGTGAACAGAGATCCAGCGCCGACCTCGCTCGAGACACGGATTTCGCCCCCGAGAGCGCCGACGATTTCCGCGGCGAGGGGAAGGCCGATGCCGAAGCCGGTATGGTCGCGGCAGCTTTCAAGGCCGGCCGCGGCGAAGCGTTCAAAGAGGCGGGGGATGCGCTCTTCCGGAATGCCCCGGCCGCTGTCGCGGACGGAAAAAAATACGCGCCGATCTTCTGCGGCGTTCCCGGCTGCTTCTTCTATTCCGCAATCGACGACGATCGATCCGTCGCGCCTGGTGTATTTGAGAGCGTTCGACAACAGATTCATCGCGGCGGTTTCAAGAAGAACCGGGTCGGTTTCCGCTGCAACAGGCGCGCCGCTGTTCGCGCAAACGAGGGAGATTCCCCGGCGGGCGGCTTCAGGCGCGAAAAGTGCCGAGCAGTTTTCCGAAAATTGTGAAAGGTTCACCGGACGGAGGGAGGGGGCGACGGTTCCGGAGTCCAATCTGAGCAGTTCGAGCAAGCCGTCGGCCAGGCGGCGCAGGCGGTCGCAGTTGCGCTGAATAAGCGTAAACACCGGAGCGTCCCGGGGAACCGCATCGCCGTAGCGGCCTTTCATTATCGCCTCAAGGGGAGCGGCGATGAGGGTGACCGGGGTTCTGAGTTCGTGGGAGCTGGCGGTGAAAAAGCGGGTTTTCGCCTCGTCGATCGCCTTGAGTTCTTTCGCGATGCGCTCAAGATCCTCCGAACGCCTGCGTTGCCTCGAAAGAGTTCCGGAGAGCACCCAGAACTGAAACAGAATAAAAACAATCTGGCCGAGCGGCGTGAGAATGGGAGTCGGGATGTAAAAGCGCGAAACCAGAATGTCGTTCACGCCGGCGGCCGCCAGCAGCAAAAACGAAAAAAGCATGAGGCGGGCGTCCTGCCGTCCGTCCCCGTTCGCGCGGGCGATGAGATATCCGGTAAGGAAAAACTGGAGAATCCAGTAGATCTGCACCGGCACGAGGGTGGCGATGAACAGGGGCACGGGAAGTATGAGCGCGCATGCGACCGAGGCGAGGCCGAACACCAGCATGGCGGCGCGGACTTTTCGCAGGGCATCGCTCGGAAAAAGCCGGGCGAAAAAGGCGGTGTACGCGGGAGCGAGACAGTACAGGGTGAGATATTCGATGCGAACCAGAACAGTCCAGGGAAGAGAGGGAAACAACAGAGCAAGAGGCTTTTCTCCGGTAGCAAGCTGGCGGAAAAAGAAGCATGCGCAGACGGCGGCGAACAAAAGAGAGGAAAGATCCGCCGGACGGCTGAAAAACAGGGCCAGATGGTAGAGGGCGATCACGCAGAAAATGCCTGAAATAAAGGCGTCGCGGATGAGGGCGGCGGAGCGCTCGCGTTCGACGGCCGCCGCAGAACCGATATACACCGGCCCCCAGAGCCCTCCTCCGTTGGAATCTTCGAAATTGGACACCTCGAGAACGATCTCCAGGCGGCTCTCCTCCGGGGGGAGAAGAACGCGGAGGGGAATCACGCGCGGAACGCTTCCCGCCCGAGCCCCGGAGACCTTGCCGAGCCTGGCGGTTTCAACGCCGCCGCAGTAGACGGCCAGAGCGGTTCCGGCCTCCCCTATTTTCAGTGCCAGATCCCC from Teretinema zuelzerae carries:
- a CDS encoding MFS transporter — protein: MKETTIAASGVRKRAERLPFRLKIVYALGQLGWSLGSYGAANFLNQYYLPFSENGAALYPKMIHQGYVIGVLTVIGLSLWFGRVFDAVTDPLIAVFSDRSKSRLGRRRSFMAVAAAPFALFAVLCFVPLFGSGADANTAANGVWLFVCITLLYWFMTMYVTPFFAWMSELGHDPDERLQLSTMISITWAVGAMLGAQAPVFQGMFQFSGKSAQTSFQLTMVAFGVVSFVLMILPVIFINEKRYCESVPSDEGFFTSLKTVISDKNFFIFTLSDFAYWISLYFINNGLMYYVTVLLGLPKETYSFLFIVMFLVSFLFYVPVNIIARRVGRRRLLIIAFCLFGLLFAFSSLFGIMPLPPMVQALIASLLAAIPLAVFGILPNAMISDMAEAWAIETGQHKAGVFFGFRTFMSKMGQSIGAVILPSLVMLGASASNGEVVGVFGVRLTTICALGFCVAGVLLLLRYDEKKVQDTLSRRT
- a CDS encoding DUF6937 domain-containing protein produces the protein MSETRDRSRTIFGNRIGEATCRKAVKQKNAFLKKFGDDRSNGFCLSSEEIPELAALGIRNLKVEPRGTHAAGSSSPAAFEFPAGEKPMVIGNIRMGFGHYRIAIAMASAARSMGFTPYLFDLHSFKETTGGKIIGKLNALYSFGSRLSQKSALFNRFYWEPLNSEGFRKLAYNACDQKTAELMATPCSLLPRDIPFIATHVWPSQAAVHAGISRVVNAVPDNWPMALHLSEGAIHAVQTPSAWFGYKTLNGMCGKSILAPMPEGSLVHTGHYIDHELVSNLKADTAARIDRLSSGKPLRILLAVGGAGAQGDFYASLLRCLVPLAKQEKVALFINVGDHKSVLEGLFRDVPELHGAYLHDGDWDDAAAYAREALDGPARGMHVFHNREIFSAVYITNLLMRASDILVTKPSELAFYPVPKLHIRRVGGHEAWGAVRSAEVGDGTIECPTPEQAVQMLSVLLEHPEALSLMNASILNANKAGVYSGAYRCVALAAGIEYKGDSQ
- a CDS encoding ATP-binding protein yields the protein MAFSRIVRRFSGNRLGQASLVFLSLALASCLGSLPAQDRVEPAGSAEPGVIDLRSASFDSDSLIRLGEGWLFSYEDSSGMPARIPFNWNARNFSGADGSAFRSGPFGRGVFRTTLLLPERRGDLALKIGEAGTALAVYCGGVETARLGKVSGARAGSVPRVIPLRVLLPPEESRLEIVLEVSNFEDSNGGGLWGPVYIGSAAAVERERSAALIRDAFISGIFCVIALYHLALFFSRPADLSSLLFAAVCACFFFRQLATGEKPLALLFPSLPWTVLVRIEYLTLYCLAPAYTAFFARLFPSDALRKVRAAMLVFGLASVACALILPVPLFIATLVPVQIYWILQFFLTGYLIARANGDGRQDARLMLFSFLLLAAAGVNDILVSRFYIPTPILTPLGQIVFILFQFWVLSGTLSRQRRRSEDLERIAKELKAIDEAKTRFFTASSHELRTPVTLIAAPLEAIMKGRYGDAVPRDAPVFTLIQRNCDRLRRLADGLLELLRLDSGTVAPSLRPVNLSQFSENCSALFAPEAARRGISLVCANSGAPVAAETDPVLLETAAMNLLSNALKYTRRDGSIVVDCGIEEAAGNAAEDRRVFFSVRDSGRGIPEERIPRLFERFAAAGLESCRDHTGFGIGLPLAAEIVGALGGEIRVSSEVGAGSLFTVFLPAARSPVPATSSAAGIASGSPVAATSSGAGSPVTAGSTGTAPAAQPAGASGLAGAAAKNAVSVLLIDDDPDIVSFLAEMLGPVFAFRSACSGEEALSLLSGGFRPRVILCDVMMDGMDGFEFRRRLAQDPDLSAVPFLFLSARTDSRNRLAGLEGGAVDYIGKPFSVDELEAKIKSLASLSLLESRRLQARVERALGGDSSDASSGNAAFDWRVRADSLSLSGRDRDIVPLLIQGLGDKEIAANLGCSPRTVSNRVSALLKKTGASSRSALVSFMLGGG